The sequence GAGTATCCATGTACCGGTTCCAACTCTAATAAATGGCGGAACCGAATACCACGCAGTGAATCAAGATTCCTCTCTTAACCAAACATGTCTGTCCTCGGCTGAATTAGATTTGATTTGCCGAGTGGGTGGTTCTGGATGATAGAGAGTTTTGAATATAACCACGCCGGGTGCTTCATAGAACGAGCAGATCGGCGACAGGATCCAATCAGATCCACAATCACCAAAAAGATGAGCAATTGCCACATTGATGTAAGTAACTGCGTATATCGGAGAAAGGTGCTCACCATTCATAACCGCTGCAATTAAGACTTTGGTACAGGACGGTGGGGAGATGAATTGCCAAATCTGAGCCGAAAATAGCGGTTGCTTGAATCAACGTCCGGGTGATGTCGTAGGTTTGGCAGATGGCTCGTAAATTCATCAAGCAGAGAATATCTTGGTACGCTGTCCGGTTTAAGGAATAACCTAGTGATGTCGTGGCTTTCCAGCCGGGCCAATCTCTATTGGGTTACCTGCTACACGCGCGAAACCGGAGGTTCAAAGCAACGTCGGTATAGTATAGGACTGGAGAGGACGATTCTAAGTGTGAGACTCTAATAGATAGAGAGATTCCAGGTGCGTGAGTCTAGAAGCATCCAAGGGAGGTGTGTCCTGCTGCAATCCTCACATCCCTTCTACTTCTTACATGGCGAGCTATACCCACATTTCACACCATGTGTGTCCTATATGATGACAGATAACTGTGTTTTCATCCCAGTATTTCGATGTGATATGAAGATTGTCGAGAAATATTCCAGCAAGATCGTGATATTCACATTAAATCCGACACAGCCTCACTCTTGCATATCCTTGCATGTGCCTGACGGGCTGAGCGAGGATTCCCTAGAGATTCTCCAAGCCGCTGGAGTGGTCATAAAGCCCGGGACCTGCTGCGGAATCCATAGCGTCTTTAATTTCCCATTAACTTTAACCTCACATTCTCGCTCCGGTAAAGAATAGTCCTAGCCTACGCGGTGGGTGGGGAGAGAGTAacgagaggagaagatgatgataAAATTGATagagagcgagagatgcTACTTATCTCTATGGATCATGATAACCACATAGCAAACACCTCCGACCATATCCATGATGATTTCGGGCGTGCTACTGTAAACCGACTGTGTAGTTCACATGTGGAGCTCAAGACGTCGCCAAAGTATTTGTGGAATCGGAAAAGAGGACCATGCttgtctccagtctccagtttCCCTCTGGCGTGAGAATCCCGCAGCACAAGTGTTATGGAGGACAAGACTCCATCAACGGCCCATCACAGTTTATACACGTCTGCACTCAAAGATACCGGGGAAGTCAGGTCATAAAGTGCGCTGTTCTGTGTGCGGTGCCGATAGGTATGGAGGGCCTGGCGCGGCCTCTTGACGGCGTATTTCTTGACTTTAAAGCTATCAGTGCTCAGTAGCGTACACCGAAGGAAAATGGGTGGGAAACTTACCGAGCCAGCGGAACCACACAGTAAGTTTGTGAACCAATGGCGAATGTTGGAAAACACAGGGTATGGTGAGGTCGGGGATATGGGATTTGGAAATCAATTGAATGAGAGATCACCTAGCTGATGGATCGAAAGGAGGAGACACGTCGCTAGAAATACTCTCTTATACTTGTACTATAGATATAACACTAGAGAAGACAGTCTCGACATGGAACATGCTGTGTCAGTTCACTAGCAATGTCGGTATGTATCGCCTATATTGTCTTTGACAAAAATCAAATCGGTTTTCAAGAAAATCTCTAGCATAGAATTACTGTCACCCGTTAGAGGGGTAGCTATTCAGGTGAGGGCAGCCCCTGCTGCTCTTTCAGGCTACATTTATGGCCATCCAAAAACTACCCAGATGAGGGATCAAAATGTAGACTACTTGTTTATATATCCTATTTGAAGAGCATCTCATGAATCTAATAAATGATTTGAGCTTGGGCATTTGGCCTGATGGTAGACTCATTGATAAATAGAAGCGATCGCACGGGTGATTCTAGGTCCCTAttgagggagaggggggggctTATAAAGTCAAAACGTCAACGTTCACAAGACACCAGACACGTCCTTGTGAATCCCGGGATTAGGTGAAACCTACCCTTATAAAGCATGCACTCACATCCCCTCCAGATCTTCCATTACTCGTACAGTTTCTTGATGACAGACATACAACAGAATTACCGGGGGTATATCTGTAGCAGACCGGAGTTGATAACCCCCGACCTTGTGGACTCCACACTTGCTGTTTTAGATCCGTCCCGCCAAGCTTCACCCCGGACCCGCCGAAACTCGGAGAATTGGAGCGATCCGTGACCGGGTGCGAGAGCTTTCCTATTTCATCATCGGGACGAGATGCGTTCAGGAATGGCATAGAACGCCGTGGGAAACAAATCCGCAGACTGAACAGCCTCCATTCTCTTAACGAAGCGTTGCACACGCCTCCCCACTAAAGCGGTCAGCAAGGAACGCGACGATCTTATTGCCATGCCCatacagaaaaaaaaatatcaagAGGCTGAGAGGATAGGCGGCACTTTCCTCTGCAAGAACGGGTCAGACGGTCTGACAAGGAACACGTATTGACGCGGGACCCTGACGTTACTTGACAATTACGCAGGAAGGATGCACGTAAAGCCACACGTGACTTTGAGTCTCACGATGGGCCCCAATAGTTAGAAAGTATCCATTTCTCTTGGCTCACAGCACTCAATACGTATCGTCGGCGGACTCATCGGGGTGGTCTTCGGCTTAAAAGGCTAATTTTCTGTGGGGTCGGGACCTGGAGAGTGGGACTCCGGACAGGATTAACCGGTCAGGGTAATTTCCAATGGCCCGGCCTCTTGAGAACCGACCAGTATTCACTACTCAACTCAACTTGGAGAGAGCCCAATTGACACCACGGGATTTGTAGACTCTTGGCTATGATCGTGCAAAAATGAATAAGCGTGAGGGTCACGTTTGCTCAGCGATACCGAGTCAGGTTTCACCTTCAGGCGAGATCGGCCTTCACCCCGAGGTCCCTCGTGGAGTGGCCCCCAACAACCCAGTCCCGCaggacaagggcaaggtcCGAATGGCCCTCCACAGAGGTCCCGGAAATTGGACCGGACTATAGACAGATCGAGTTGTTAGTAGACTCGGTGTAGTCGTGAGCGGCATGCAGGCCAGAACAGCGGCATCGGAGCAGATCGGGCTGGCGAGCCGCTTTGGACCAGTACTGAGGCAAGTCATGACTGTCCTGATTGGTAACCGTACACGAGAAGTTCGTGCCTCAAAGTTTGGCAAAGACTATGATTGTGAAGAGGCTCAAGAGTACGGACAACGTCCGGTGCAGTGCAAGGTGGGGGGAATCGAGGTCACCGGATCTCGTGACGTAGGACCAAGCGTTTTGTGGGTTGGACAGGACGAAGCTCTTGCCCAGCAAATCTTGGTGCGGAGAGGCTGGCTTGGCCCGACTTGGCAGCCCCGGATACTCCAAATTCAAAATCATCTGTCGCGTCTGCTCGTTATTCGCGCAGAGACAGGTTCTTCCCTCGTGAGGGTGTGTGGAGTAgtggaaaggggaaaaaacagaCGCAGGGTGACCTTTCGGGCTCACGCCGGTCAACTTTCTTTGCCCATCTGCCGGCAATGAGGACCAATGTCCTTCGAGCCATCCACGAGGcaaactttttctttttaggTTCGCAGTGGAGATCGGGGTAGATGCACGCACAACGGAGAATTTCGCATGTGTGAAAAGCTACCTGCCCTTTCCGGGATATTCGCCCTTCGCGGGCCTGGGGATCATTTCAAAGCCGCGCAGTCTATCGGTTGAGCGGCTACGATTCTCTCGACATTCAAGGGGCCAGCTGAGCTGGGCTTGGGTCACGGATGGctgagaaaggggggggggggggggggagacgaAGGCAATCCGAACGAAACCACTTTAATCTCAGTAATAGGAATCGTGGAGCGGAAAGATAAGTCGTCCTTCAAGGGAAGGATGGAGGAGTACAAGATACTCATCCTGGCGATAAAAAGAGGAAGCTTCTGAATGGGTGGAAGTGCCTAGTGCCCGACCAGGATGCGGTGCGATGGCGGAGAGTAGAGACGGCCTGACAGACACCGATTATTGTCCAATCTTTCCAGCGTGAGCTCGTCAGCTCTCCACCTTTCCACTTCCCCAGAAGaacggaagaaaaagagaaaccgATCGGCGGTAATTTTCCAAGATAAGTGACTCTGATAGCCAACCGGGGGACGGACCGTTAGCATGGACGACTGGTTCGGAGGCCCAGATCGGCGTCGTGCCTGCCCATCGTGGTGCGGGGTTGCAGGCTCTGCGGTCATCCGCATGGGTgtctcaaaagaaaaaaaagaaaaagaaaaaggcaaagaaaaagaacagagagaagagcgTCTCGGTGGATTTGGCCAGTCAGTGTCATGATAAAGGATGATTTGATTCCACCTGTCGTGGGGTTACTTCCACGACACCGGGGAAGGATTGTAGTATTTAGTCACCACCATCCCTGCCCTCCGGCCACATCTTTCAGCTCAAAACGCCTGGAGTTATTTTGTCCGTGCCAAAACTCTTTCTTTTATCTGCCGGCGCTCACCCTCTCCAGAGTCTTCTGTCTGCAGGCCTCTCGTACTTTGCCTGTCACTAACTGGGCGTGGACTCGAGACCTGCTGAACCTAACTTCAATTGTTTCCCCGGCGTTCAGATCTGGGTGCCGAGCGCCCTCCTCCGACCGCGCACACAGACGCACACACACCATGAGGGACTCGAAAGAATTCCCCACGACGCAGGAGCAGCACTCGCCCGATGTGGAAGAGCACATGAGTGTCGGGCGATACATCGCCACGCGCATTCCGTCGCTGGTGCCGCCCATGAACCCAGCCCCAAACCCATTCAAAGCATTGACTCTCCTGAACAAGCAACAATGGATGTTCTTCGCAGTAGGTCTTCCACGCTGCTGATCTTGATCGAAACCCCCGTCGATAGTCCCGAGCTGCTGACGCAAGACGCTGCCTTAGGTCGCCTTTGCCGGGTGGACATGGGATGCCTTCGATTTCTTCACTGTATCCCTGACCACATCGCAATTGGCAAAGACATTCGATGTGTCGATTACGGACATTACCTGGGGCATCACCCTGGTGTTGATGCTTCGTTCTGTGGGCGCCATCATCTTTGGTATCGCTGCTGACCGTTATGGCCGCAAATGGCCCTTTGTCGTGAACCAATTGCTGTTCGTCGCCATCGAGCTCGGTGGTGGTTTCTGTCAAACCTACCAGCAGTTCCTGGGCTGCCGTGCAATCTTCGGTATCGCCATGGGTGGTCTCTATGGTAATGCGGCAGCCACGGCGCTCGAGGACTGCCCTGTCGAGGCACGTGGTATCGTCTCCGGCCTTTTGCAGCAAGGTTATGCCTTTGGGTATCTCTTGGCCACGGCGTTTGCTCGCGCTCTCGTCGACACCACTCCGCACGGTTGGCGCCCGCTGTACTGGTTCGCTGCAGGTCCACCAGTCCTGATCATCGCTTTCCGTCTCTGCCTGCCCGAGACCGAGGCGTTCCGTCAACGACAAGAGGCACGTGCGGAGATGAACGGAGGTGCTGCAGCCTCATTCGTCTCCGAGGGTAAGGTGGCCCTGAAACGCCACTGGTTGCTCTTGATCTACTTGGTTCTGCTCATGGCTGGCTTCAATTTTATGGTATGTATTTGGTCGGTGAAAACGGggagtcaaaaaaaaaacaagacagAATTGATCTAACGATTCCTTCCAGTCCCACGGCTCCCAAGATCTCTACCCGACCATGCTGAGCAACCAGTTCAAGTTCAGCAAGAACGCAGTCACTGTGACCCAGATTGTCGCCAACCTAGGTGCACTGACCGGCGGTACCATCTGTGGCTGGGCCAGTCAAATCTTCGGCCGTCGCTTCTCGATCATTGTGATCTGCATTGTTGGTGGTGCCCTCCTATACCCATACACCTTTGTCAAGACTGAAGCCGTCATGGCGGCTGCTTTCTTTGAGCAGTTCATGGTCCAAGGAGCCTGGGGTGTCATCCCAATTCATCTTATGGAACTGTCGCCCGGTGCCATCCGAACCTTTGTGGTTGGTACCTCATACCAACTTGGTAATCTGGTGTCTTCTGCAAGTTCGACCATCGAGTCGACCATTGGCGAGCGCTTCCCTCTCCCACCGACCGAGACTGCGCCCCATCGTTACGAATATGGAAATGTGATTTGCATCTTTATGGGCTGTGTGTTTGCGTATACGATCCTGTTGACGCTGGTGGGTCCGGAGCGCCTGGGTCGGAACTTTGATGCGGATCACGATGCGGATCTTGCCGTTGTCGCGGCCCGCCGGGGTATGAAGCACGACGGTTATCAGAGTGATCCCGAAAAGACCGCGGTGGAACAGCgggagtaaaaaaaaaaggcattcTCACTTTGTTCTTGGAAGGTTGGAGATTTGCTCGTTTTGGGACTGGGATTATGAGAAATCTATCTATTGCCTCCATATGATCTATCCTAAATCATTCGACATGGATTTTAGTACTATTCCTGACCTCCGAGTCGCATATGTAGCCTTGAGATGAGATATAATAACCTGTCCTCTTGACTTTGCCGAGTACTCAATTGATGGAACCACTTTCCACTCCCGGGCGCAGTGATTAGGATCGTAACTGTTGAAAATCCCCTAATAGACAATCATCTACTTGTCAGGTCACCGCACC comes from Penicillium oxalicum strain HP7-1 chromosome I, whole genome shotgun sequence and encodes:
- a CDS encoding Carboxylic acid transporter protein; translation: MRDSKEFPTTQEQHSPDVEEHMSVGRYIATRIPSLVPPMNPAPNPFKALTLLNKQQWMFFAVAFAGWTWDAFDFFTVSLTTSQLAKTFDVSITDITWGITLVLMLRSVGAIIFGIAADRYGRKWPFVVNQLLFVAIELGGGFCQTYQQFLGCRAIFGIAMGGLYGNAAATALEDCPVEARGIVSGLLQQGYAFGYLLATAFARALVDTTPHGWRPLYWFAAGPPVLIIAFRLCLPETEAFRQRQEARAEMNGGAAASFVSEGKVALKRHWLLLIYLVLLMAGFNFMSHGSQDLYPTMLSNQFKFSKNAVTVTQIVANLGALTGGTICGWASQIFGRRFSIIVICIVGGALLYPYTFVKTEAVMAAAFFEQFMVQGAWGVIPIHLMELSPGAIRTFVVGTSYQLGNLVSSASSTIESTIGERFPLPPTETAPHRYEYGNVICIFMGCVFAYTILLTLVGPERLGRNFDADHDADLAVVAARRGMKHDGYQSDPEKTAVEQRE